In Salmonella enterica subsp. enterica serovar Typhimurium str. LT2, a single window of DNA contains:
- a CDS encoding putative 3-polyprenyl-4-hydroxybenzoate decarboxylase (similar to E. coli putative oxidoreductase (AAC76846.1); Blastp hit to AAC76846.1 (497 aa), 28% identity in aa 4 - 489): MAFDDLRSFLHALDQQGQLLKISEEVNAEPDLAAAANATGRIGDGAPALWFDNIRGFTDARVAMNTIGSWQNHAISLGLPPNTPVKKQIDEFIRRWDNFPVAPERRANPGWAENTVDGDAINLFDILPLFRLNDGDGGFYLDKACVVSRDPLDPDNFGKQNVGIYRMEVKGKRKLGLQPVPMHDIALHLHKAEERGEDLPIAITLGNDPIITLMGATPLKYDQSEYEMAGALRESPYPIATAPLTGFDVPWGSEVILEGVIESRKREIEGPFGEFTGHYSGGRNMTVVRIDKVSYRSKPIFESLYLGMPWTEIDYLMGPATCVPLYQQLKAEFPEVQAVNAMYTHGLLAIISTKKRYGGFARAVGLRAMTTPHGLGYVKMVIMVDEDVDPFNLPQVMWALSSKVNPAGDLVQLPNMSVLELDPGSSPAGITDKLIIDATTPVAPDNRGHYSQPVVDLPETKAWAEKLTAMLANRK; the protein is encoded by the coding sequence ATGGCATTTGATGATTTGCGCAGTTTTTTACATGCGCTGGATCAGCAGGGACAACTGCTGAAAATCAGCGAGGAAGTGAATGCGGAGCCGGATCTCGCAGCCGCTGCCAACGCAACGGGACGCATCGGCGATGGCGCGCCCGCGCTGTGGTTTGACAATATTCGTGGTTTTACCGACGCCCGCGTGGCGATGAATACCATCGGTTCCTGGCAGAACCATGCCATCTCACTGGGTTTGCCGCCTAACACGCCGGTTAAAAAACAGATCGATGAATTTATTCGCCGCTGGGACAATTTTCCGGTAGCGCCGGAACGGCGGGCGAATCCGGGCTGGGCGGAAAATACCGTCGACGGCGACGCGATCAACCTGTTTGATATCCTGCCGCTGTTTCGTCTGAACGACGGCGACGGCGGATTCTATCTGGATAAAGCCTGTGTGGTATCACGCGATCCGCTCGATCCCGATAACTTCGGCAAGCAGAATGTCGGCATCTACCGCATGGAAGTTAAAGGCAAGCGTAAGCTGGGTCTGCAACCAGTGCCGATGCATGATATCGCATTGCACCTGCACAAAGCTGAAGAGCGCGGGGAAGATCTGCCGATTGCGATCACGTTGGGTAACGATCCGATCATTACCCTGATGGGCGCAACGCCGCTGAAATACGATCAGTCAGAGTATGAAATGGCAGGCGCGCTGCGTGAAAGCCCCTATCCTATCGCCACCGCGCCGCTGACCGGTTTTGATGTGCCGTGGGGATCTGAAGTCATTCTTGAAGGGGTCATCGAAAGCCGTAAACGTGAAATTGAAGGACCGTTCGGCGAATTTACCGGCCACTATTCCGGCGGTCGCAACATGACCGTGGTGCGTATCGATAAGGTCTCTTACCGCAGCAAACCCATTTTTGAATCGCTCTATTTGGGTATGCCGTGGACGGAAATCGACTACCTGATGGGGCCGGCGACCTGCGTGCCACTGTATCAACAGCTGAAAGCCGAATTTCCGGAAGTGCAGGCGGTAAACGCCATGTACACCCACGGCTTGCTGGCCATCATCTCGACCAAAAAACGCTACGGCGGCTTTGCCCGTGCGGTGGGCCTGCGAGCGATGACGACGCCGCACGGTCTGGGATATGTGAAGATGGTGATCATGGTCGATGAAGATGTCGATCCATTCAATCTGCCACAGGTGATGTGGGCGTTGTCGTCGAAAGTGAATCCGGCAGGCGATCTGGTACAGCTACCGAATATGTCCGTCCTGGAACTGGATCCGGGCTCAAGCCCGGCGGGGATTACCGACAAGCTGATCATTGACGCCACCACGCCGGTTGCGCCAGATAACCGTGGTCACTATAGCCAGCCGGTTGTTGATTTACCGGAAACTAAAGCCTGGGCTGAAAAGCTGACCGCCATGCTGGCCAACCGTAAATAA
- the rpoS gene encoding sigma S (sigma 38) factor of RNA polymerase (major sigmafactor during stationary phase; RNA polymerase sigma factor RPOS (sigma-38). (SW:RPOS_SALTY)), which yields MSQNTLKVHDLNEDAEFDENGVEAFDEKALSEEEPSDNDLAEEELLSQGATQRVLDATQLYLGEIGYSPLLTAEEEVYFARRALRGDVASRRRMIESNLRLVVKIARRYGNRGLALLDLIEEGNLGLIRAVEKFDPERGFRFSTYATWWIRQTIERAIMNQTRTIRLPIHIVKELNVYLRTARELSHKLDHEPSAEEIAEQLDKPVDDVSRMLRLNERITSVDTPLGGDSEKALLDILADEKENGPEDTTQDDDMKQSIVKWLFELNAKQREVLARRFGLLGYEAATLEDVGREIGLTRERVRQIQVEGLRRLREILQTQGLNIEALFRE from the coding sequence TTGAGTCAGAATACGCTGAAAGTTCATGATTTAAATGAAGACGCGGAATTTGATGAGAACGGAGTAGAGGCTTTTGACGAAAAAGCCTTGAGTGAAGAGGAACCCAGTGATAACGACCTGGCTGAAGAAGAGCTGTTATCGCAAGGGGCCACACAGCGTGTGTTGGACGCGACTCAGCTTTACCTTGGTGAGATTGGGTATTCACCACTGTTAACAGCCGAAGAAGAAGTCTATTTTGCGCGTCGCGCACTGCGTGGAGATGTCGCTTCTCGCCGTCGCATGATTGAGAGTAACCTGCGTCTGGTGGTAAAAATTGCCCGCCGTTATGGCAATCGTGGACTGGCGTTGCTGGACCTGATTGAAGAGGGCAACCTGGGGCTTATCCGTGCAGTCGAGAAGTTTGACCCGGAACGCGGGTTCCGCTTCTCAACATACGCAACCTGGTGGATTCGCCAGACAATCGAACGGGCGATCATGAACCAAACCCGTACGATTCGCTTGCCGATTCACATTGTTAAAGAGCTGAACGTATACCTGCGCACCGCACGTGAGTTGTCGCATAAACTGGACCACGAACCGAGTGCGGAAGAAATTGCAGAGCAACTGGATAAACCGGTTGATGACGTCAGCCGTATGCTTCGTCTCAACGAGCGCATTACCTCGGTAGACACCCCGCTGGGCGGTGATTCCGAAAAAGCGTTGCTGGACATCCTGGCCGATGAAAAAGAGAACGGTCCGGAAGACACCACGCAAGATGACGATATGAAACAGAGCATCGTCAAATGGTTGTTCGAACTGAACGCCAAACAGCGTGAAGTGCTGGCGCGCCGTTTCGGTCTGCTGGGATATGAAGCTGCGACACTGGAAGATGTAGGCCGTGAAATCGGTCTTACGCGTGAACGTGTTCGTCAGATTCAGGTTGAAGGCCTGCGCCGTCTGCGCGAAATTCTGCAGACGCAGGGGCTGAATATCGAAGCGCTGTTCCGCGAGTAA
- a CDS encoding putative cytoplasmic protein — MICPRCADAHIELMATSPVKGVWTVYQCQHCLYTWRDTEPLRRTSREHYPQAFRMTQKDIDDAPMVPSIPPLLAEDKR; from the coding sequence ATGATTTGCCCACGCTGTGCCGATGCACATATTGAACTCATGGCGACTTCGCCGGTAAAAGGAGTCTGGACGGTATATCAGTGTCAGCATTGTCTGTATACCTGGCGCGATACCGAACCGTTACGCCGTACCAGCCGCGAACACTATCCACAAGCGTTTCGCATGACGCAAAAAGATATTGATGACGCGCCAATGGTGCCGAGTATCCCGCCGCTGCTGGCAGAAGACAAACGGTAA
- the ygbI gene encoding putative regulatory protein, deoR family (similar to E. coli putative DEOR-type transcriptional regulator (AAC75777.1); Blastp hit to AAC75777.1 (265 aa), 86% identity in aa 11 - 263): MIPTERRQIILDMVAEKGIVSIAELTERMHVSHMTIRRDLQKLEQQGAVIQVSGGVQSSTRVAHEPSHQIKTELATPQKAAIGKLAASLVQPESCIYLDAGTTTLAIARQLVTMNKLTVVTNDFVIADYLMDNSNCTIIHTGGAVCRENRSCVGEAAATLLRGLMIDQAFISASSWSVRGISTPAEDKVTVKRAVASASRQKILVCDATKYGQVATWLALPLAEFNQIVTDDGLPESAIRALAKVDISLLMAKQ; the protein is encoded by the coding sequence TTGATACCTACTGAGCGTCGACAAATCATTCTTGATATGGTAGCGGAGAAAGGCATCGTCAGTATCGCTGAACTGACCGAGCGCATGCATGTATCCCACATGACTATCCGCCGTGACTTACAAAAACTGGAGCAGCAAGGCGCGGTAATCCAGGTCTCTGGCGGCGTGCAATCATCGACTCGCGTGGCGCACGAACCCTCGCATCAGATCAAAACCGAACTGGCGACGCCGCAGAAAGCGGCAATTGGCAAACTGGCCGCCAGCCTGGTACAGCCAGAAAGCTGTATCTACCTTGATGCAGGTACGACCACGCTGGCGATTGCCAGGCAGCTGGTTACGATGAATAAACTTACGGTGGTGACGAATGATTTCGTTATCGCCGATTACCTGATGGACAATAGCAATTGCACAATTATTCACACTGGCGGGGCGGTATGCCGGGAAAACCGGTCGTGCGTCGGTGAAGCCGCGGCGACGCTTTTGCGCGGGCTGATGATTGACCAGGCCTTTATTTCCGCCTCTTCCTGGAGCGTGCGCGGTATTTCAACGCCGGCAGAAGATAAAGTCACGGTGAAACGGGCCGTCGCCAGCGCCAGCCGCCAAAAAATTCTGGTGTGCGACGCGACCAAATACGGCCAGGTCGCGACGTGGCTGGCGTTACCGCTGGCGGAATTCAACCAAATCGTCACCGATGACGGCCTGCCGGAAAGCGCAATTCGGGCGCTGGCCAAAGTGGATATCTCACTGCTGATGGCCAAACAATAG
- the ygbL gene encoding putative fuculose phosphate aldolase (similar to E. coli putative epimerase/aldolase (AAC75780.1); Blastp hit to AAC75780.1 (212 aa), 85% identity in aa 1 - 211), translating into MTILAKEEHALREEMVRIAASFFQRGYATGSAGNLSLLLPDGNILATPTGSCLGNLDPQRLSKVDPQGEWLSGDKPSKEVRFHLALYRNNPCCKAVVHLHSTWSTALSCLEGLDPQNVIRPFTPYVVMRMGDIPLVPYYRPGDDRIARDLAALAARHQAFLLANHGPVVCGENLQEAANNTEELEETAKLIFILGERPIRYLTTEEIAQLRR; encoded by the coding sequence ATGACGATACTGGCAAAAGAAGAGCACGCTTTGCGAGAAGAGATGGTCAGGATAGCCGCCTCGTTTTTCCAGCGCGGCTATGCCACCGGCTCGGCAGGCAACCTCTCGCTGTTACTGCCGGACGGCAATATTCTGGCGACGCCCACCGGTTCGTGTCTGGGTAATCTCGACCCGCAGCGGCTATCCAAAGTGGACCCGCAGGGCGAATGGCTCAGCGGCGATAAACCGTCTAAAGAGGTGCGTTTTCATCTGGCGTTGTATCGCAATAACCCTTGCTGCAAGGCCGTGGTACATCTGCACAGCACCTGGTCAACGGCGCTTTCCTGTCTCGAAGGGCTGGACCCGCAAAATGTGATTCGCCCGTTTACCCCCTATGTGGTGATGCGGATGGGCGACATTCCGCTGGTTCCCTACTATCGCCCGGGGGATGACCGAATTGCCCGCGATTTGGCTGCGCTGGCGGCCCGGCATCAGGCCTTTTTACTGGCTAATCATGGGCCGGTCGTGTGCGGGGAGAATTTGCAGGAAGCCGCTAATAATACCGAGGAGCTGGAAGAGACGGCAAAGCTGATTTTTATCCTTGGCGAACGCCCGATTCGTTATTTAACCACCGAAGAAATTGCGCAGTTAAGGAGATAA
- a CDS encoding putative flavoprotein (similar to E. coli 3-octaprenyl-4-hydroxybenzoate carboxy-lyase (AAC75371.1); Blastp hit to AAC75371.1 (189 aa), 55% identity in aa 3 - 188), translated as MRLIVGMTGATGAPLGVELLQALRAIPDVETHLVMSKWAKTTIELETPYTPAEVAALADYCHSPADQAATISSGSFRTDGMIIIPCSMKTLAGVRAGYAEGLVGRAADVVLKEGRKLVLVPREMPLSTIHLENMLALSRMGVAIVPPMPAFYNLPQTVDDIIQHIVARVLDQFGLEHTRTRRWQGLRQTANFSQENG; from the coding sequence ATGAGATTGATTGTGGGGATGACCGGTGCGACCGGCGCGCCGCTTGGCGTCGAGCTACTCCAGGCATTGCGGGCGATACCTGATGTTGAAACGCATCTGGTAATGTCAAAGTGGGCGAAAACCACTATTGAACTGGAGACGCCCTACACGCCCGCTGAGGTAGCCGCCCTGGCAGATTATTGTCATAGCCCGGCCGATCAGGCGGCGACCATTTCCTCCGGCTCATTTCGTACCGACGGCATGATTATTATCCCCTGCAGTATGAAAACACTGGCGGGGGTTCGCGCCGGCTATGCCGAGGGGCTGGTGGGACGCGCTGCCGATGTCGTGTTGAAAGAGGGTCGCAAGCTGGTGCTTGTGCCGCGGGAAATGCCGCTCAGCACGATTCATCTGGAAAACATGCTTGCGCTTTCTCGTATGGGGGTGGCGATAGTGCCGCCCATGCCCGCGTTCTACAACCTGCCGCAAACCGTTGACGATATTATCCAGCACATCGTAGCGCGCGTTCTCGACCAGTTTGGTCTGGAGCATACGCGCACGCGCCGCTGGCAAGGACTGCGACAGACAGCAAATTTTTCACAGGAGAATGGATAA
- the ygbK gene encoding putative tRNA synthase (similar to E. coli orf, hypothetical protein (AAC75779.1); Blastp hit to AAC75779.1 (388 aa), 79% identity in aa 1 - 384) — MLKIGVIADDFTGATDIASFLVENGMPTVQINDVPTGTQPEGCDAVVISLKTRSCPAQEAIKQSLAALVWLKKQGCQQVYFKYCSTFDSTAEGNIGPVTDALMVALDTSFTVISPALPVNGRTVYQGYLFVMNHLLAESGMRHHPINPMTDSYLPRLMEAQAQGRCGVIPAQTLDEGVAATRAALSRLQQEGYRYAVLDALNERHLEIQGEVLRDAPLVTGGSGLAMGLARQWAKHGVSQARSAGYPLSGRAVVLSGSCSQMTNQQVAFYRQHAPTRDVDVARCLSSETREAYAEALAQWVLSQDSELAPMISATASTQALAAIQQQYGATEASHAVEALFSLLAARLAEGGITRFIVAGGETSGVVTQSLGITGFHIGPCISPGVPWVNALHAPVSLALKSGNFGDESFFIRAQREFQV, encoded by the coding sequence ATGTTAAAAATTGGCGTCATTGCCGATGATTTTACCGGCGCGACCGACATCGCCAGTTTTCTGGTCGAAAACGGGATGCCGACAGTGCAGATCAATGATGTCCCAACCGGGACGCAACCGGAAGGGTGCGACGCGGTGGTTATCAGCCTGAAAACCCGCTCATGCCCGGCGCAAGAGGCGATAAAACAATCGCTGGCGGCGCTGGTATGGCTGAAAAAACAGGGCTGCCAGCAAGTCTATTTCAAATATTGCTCGACTTTCGATAGTACCGCCGAAGGCAATATCGGCCCGGTCACCGATGCGCTGATGGTGGCGCTGGATACCTCATTTACCGTGATTTCTCCCGCGCTGCCGGTTAACGGACGCACGGTTTATCAGGGCTATCTGTTTGTCATGAACCACTTGCTGGCGGAGTCCGGTATGCGCCACCACCCAATCAATCCGATGACCGACAGCTACCTGCCGCGTCTGATGGAAGCGCAGGCGCAAGGGCGCTGCGGCGTTATTCCAGCTCAGACGCTTGATGAAGGCGTTGCCGCGACCCGTGCGGCGCTGTCGCGTTTACAGCAGGAAGGATATCGCTACGCAGTACTTGACGCGCTCAATGAGCGGCACCTGGAAATCCAGGGCGAGGTTTTGCGTGATGCTCCGCTGGTGACCGGCGGTTCCGGGCTGGCAATGGGGCTGGCGCGTCAGTGGGCGAAGCACGGCGTTTCTCAGGCCCGTTCCGCAGGCTATCCGCTGAGCGGCCGCGCGGTGGTGCTTTCCGGTTCCTGTTCGCAAATGACGAATCAGCAGGTGGCTTTCTATCGACAACATGCTCCCACACGCGACGTTGATGTGGCGCGCTGCCTGTCATCCGAGACGCGCGAGGCCTACGCTGAAGCGCTGGCGCAGTGGGTGCTCAGTCAGGACAGCGAACTGGCGCCAATGATTAGCGCCACCGCCTCCACGCAGGCGCTGGCCGCCATCCAGCAGCAATATGGCGCTACCGAAGCCAGCCATGCGGTAGAGGCGCTCTTTTCCCTGCTGGCTGCTCGCTTAGCGGAAGGCGGTATCACCCGGTTTATTGTGGCGGGCGGCGAAACCTCGGGCGTGGTGACGCAAAGCCTCGGTATTACCGGTTTTCACATCGGACCGTGCATTTCACCCGGCGTGCCGTGGGTCAACGCGCTCCATGCGCCAGTCTCGCTGGCGCTAAAGTCAGGTAATTTTGGCGATGAATCCTTTTTCATCCGCGCTCAAAGGGAGTTTCAGGTATGA
- the ygbM gene encoding putative endonuclease (similar to E. coli orf, hypothetical protein (AAC75781.1); Blastp hit to AAC75781.1 (258 aa), 79% identity in aa 1 - 258), protein MPRFAANLSMMFTEAPFIERFAAAAEAGFQAVEFLFPYDFAASEIKAQLSRHNLTLALFNTSAGDTAAGEWGRAALPGREHDARADIDLALEYALALECEQVHIMAGVVPDGADGARYRATFIDNLRYAADRFAAHDKRILIEALSPGVKPGYLFSSQYQALGIAEEVDRPNVFIQLDTFHAQKVDGNLSHLIREYAGRYAHVQIASLPDRHEPDDGEINYPWLFRLFDDVGYRGWIGCEYQPRNTTQDGLGWFNAWR, encoded by the coding sequence ATGCCGCGTTTTGCCGCCAATTTGTCGATGATGTTTACCGAAGCGCCGTTTATCGAGCGTTTTGCCGCCGCTGCTGAAGCCGGTTTTCAGGCCGTTGAGTTTCTGTTCCCCTATGACTTTGCCGCCAGCGAGATTAAAGCCCAGCTATCGCGTCATAATCTGACGCTGGCGCTGTTTAATACTTCGGCGGGCGATACCGCGGCGGGCGAATGGGGACGTGCCGCGCTACCGGGGCGCGAACACGACGCGCGCGCCGATATCGATCTGGCTCTGGAATACGCTCTGGCGCTGGAATGCGAGCAGGTTCACATCATGGCGGGCGTCGTGCCGGATGGCGCTGATGGCGCACGTTATCGCGCCACGTTTATCGATAATTTGCGTTATGCCGCCGACCGGTTTGCCGCCCACGATAAACGTATTTTGATCGAAGCGCTGAGTCCCGGCGTTAAACCCGGCTACCTCTTTTCCAGCCAATATCAGGCGCTGGGCATCGCAGAAGAGGTTGACCGCCCGAATGTGTTCATCCAGCTCGACACTTTCCACGCGCAAAAAGTGGATGGCAATTTGAGTCACCTGATTCGCGAGTATGCGGGCCGCTATGCCCATGTACAAATCGCCTCGCTACCGGACAGACATGAACCGGATGATGGCGAGATCAACTACCCATGGCTGTTCCGGCTGTTCGATGACGTAGGTTATCGCGGCTGGATAGGCTGCGAATACCAACCACGGAATACCACTCAGGACGGGCTTGGCTGGTTTAACGCCTGGCGCTAA
- a CDS encoding putative transcriptional regulator (similar to E. coli transcriptional regulator for cryptic hemolysin (AAC74714.1); Blastp hit to AAC74714.1 (146 aa), 27% identity in aa 1 - 135) produces MELRNTAFHLLRQLFQQHTARWQHELPELTKPQYAVMRVIAEHPGIEQVDLTEAAVSTKATLAEMLSRMENRGLVKRENDPLDKRRRFVYLTVQGQTLLTAAIPLGDRVDDEFLGRLSAEEREQFTQLVRKMMT; encoded by the coding sequence ATGGAGTTACGAAACACCGCGTTTCATCTGTTACGCCAACTTTTTCAGCAACATACCGCACGCTGGCAGCATGAACTACCGGAGCTCACCAAACCTCAATATGCGGTGATGCGCGTTATTGCTGAACATCCGGGTATTGAACAGGTCGATCTGACCGAAGCGGCGGTCAGCACTAAAGCGACGCTGGCGGAGATGTTAAGCCGGATGGAAAATCGTGGGCTGGTAAAACGAGAAAACGATCCGCTGGATAAACGTCGGCGTTTTGTCTATCTCACCGTTCAGGGCCAAACGTTGCTCACCGCCGCGATACCACTGGGGGATCGCGTTGACGATGAGTTTTTGGGGCGACTGAGCGCTGAAGAACGCGAACAGTTTACGCAACTGGTACGCAAGATGATGACGTAA
- the nlpD gene encoding lipoprotein (lipoprotein NLPD. (SW:NLPD_SALTY)) has product MSAGSPKFTVSRIAALSLVSLWLAGCTSSSNPPAPVTSVDSGSSSNTNSGMLITPPPKMGATTQQTPQQAPQIQPVQRPVTQPMQTQPVTEQPVQMENGRIVYNRQYGNIPKGSYTGGSTYTVKKGDTLFYIAWITGNDFRDLAQRNSISAPYSLNVGQTLQVGNASGTPITGGNAITQADAAQQGVVTRSAQNSTVAVASQPTITYSEGSGEQSANKMLPNNKPAGTVVTAPVTAPTVSTTEPNASSTSTSAPISAWRWPTDGKVIENFGASEGGNKGIDIAGSKGQAIVATADGRVVYAGNALRGYGNLIIIKHNDDYLSAYAHNDTMLVREQQEVKAGQKIATMGSTGTSSTRLHFEIRYKGKSVNPLRYLPQR; this is encoded by the coding sequence ATGAGCGCGGGAAGCCCAAAATTCACCGTTAGTCGCATTGCGGCACTATCACTGGTTTCACTATGGCTGGCAGGTTGTACCAGTTCGTCAAACCCTCCGGCGCCGGTCACGTCTGTGGACAGTGGTTCGTCATCAAATACCAATTCCGGGATGTTGATCACACCGCCGCCAAAAATGGGCGCGACGACGCAACAAACGCCGCAACAAGCGCCGCAAATTCAACCCGTTCAGCGTCCTGTAACGCAGCCCATGCAAACTCAACCGGTCACGGAACAACCCGTGCAGATGGAAAATGGGCGAATCGTATACAATCGCCAGTATGGGAATATTCCGAAAGGTAGCTATACGGGTGGCAGTACTTACACCGTGAAAAAGGGTGATACGCTTTTTTACATCGCCTGGATTACCGGGAACGATTTCCGCGATCTGGCCCAGAGAAACAGTATTTCTGCCCCGTATAGCCTGAATGTAGGGCAAACTTTGCAAGTTGGTAACGCATCCGGTACGCCAATTACTGGCGGAAATGCGATCACCCAGGCGGATGCAGCACAGCAAGGAGTTGTGACCAGGTCTGCACAAAATTCCACCGTTGCAGTTGCGTCTCAACCAACAATTACGTATTCTGAGGGCTCAGGTGAACAAAGTGCTAACAAAATGTTGCCAAACAACAAGCCTGCTGGGACGGTTGTCACAGCGCCTGTAACGGCACCAACGGTAAGCACGACCGAACCAAATGCAAGCAGTACGTCAACCAGCGCGCCGATTTCCGCATGGCGCTGGCCGACGGATGGCAAAGTGATCGAAAACTTTGGCGCTTCCGAAGGGGGCAATAAAGGGATCGACATTGCAGGCAGTAAGGGACAGGCTATCGTCGCAACCGCTGATGGGCGCGTCGTATATGCCGGTAACGCACTGCGTGGTTACGGTAATCTTATTATCATCAAACATAACGATGATTACCTGAGTGCCTACGCCCATAATGATACGATGCTGGTCCGGGAACAACAGGAAGTTAAGGCGGGGCAAAAAATCGCTACTATGGGTAGCACCGGCACCAGCTCTACACGCTTGCATTTTGAAATTCGTTACAAGGGGAAATCCGTAAACCCGCTGCGTTATTTACCGCAGCGATAA
- the ygbJ gene encoding 3-hydroxyisobutyrate dehydrogenase (similar to E. coli putative dehydrogenase (AAC75778.1); Blastp hit to AAC75778.1 (302 aa), 82% identity in aa 1 - 299), whose amino-acid sequence MTTGTDFHVGIVGLGSMGMGAARSCLRAGLSTWGADLNPQACANLLAEGACGAAASAREFAGVVDALVILVVNAAQVRQVLFGEDGVAHLMKPGSAVMVSSTISSADAQEIAAALTALNLNMLDAPVSGGAVKAAQGEMTVMASGSEAAFTRLKPVLDAVASNVYRISDTPGAGSTVKIIHQLLAGVHIAAAAEAMALAARAGIPLDVMYDVVTHAAGNSWMFENRMQHVVDGDYTPRSAVDIFVKDLGLVADTAKALRFPLPLASTALNMFTSASNAGYGKEDDSAVIKIFSGITLPGVTPEEPSC is encoded by the coding sequence ATGACAACAGGAACCGATTTTCATGTCGGCATTGTGGGGCTTGGCTCAATGGGAATGGGCGCTGCGCGTTCATGCCTGCGCGCCGGGCTTTCCACATGGGGGGCCGATCTTAACCCGCAAGCGTGCGCGAATCTGCTCGCTGAAGGGGCTTGTGGGGCTGCCGCCAGCGCCAGGGAGTTCGCCGGCGTCGTGGATGCGTTAGTCATTCTGGTCGTCAATGCCGCCCAGGTCAGACAGGTGTTATTCGGTGAGGATGGCGTCGCCCATCTGATGAAACCCGGAAGCGCGGTGATGGTTTCGTCCACGATCTCAAGCGCCGACGCGCAAGAGATCGCCGCGGCGTTGACGGCATTGAATCTTAACATGCTGGATGCGCCGGTTTCCGGCGGTGCAGTAAAAGCGGCGCAGGGCGAAATGACGGTGATGGCCTCCGGGAGCGAGGCGGCGTTTACCCGCCTGAAGCCTGTGCTGGACGCCGTTGCCAGCAACGTTTATCGCATCAGCGATACGCCGGGCGCAGGCTCAACCGTCAAAATCATTCATCAACTGCTGGCTGGCGTGCATATTGCGGCGGCGGCCGAAGCGATGGCGCTGGCCGCGCGGGCCGGTATTCCTCTGGACGTGATGTATGACGTCGTGACCCATGCCGCCGGCAACTCCTGGATGTTTGAAAACCGTATGCAGCATGTCGTTGACGGCGACTATACCCCGCGTTCGGCCGTCGACATTTTTGTCAAAGATTTGGGGCTGGTTGCCGACACGGCGAAAGCGCTGCGCTTCCCCTTACCGCTGGCCTCTACGGCGTTAAATATGTTCACCAGCGCCAGTAACGCCGGTTATGGCAAAGAGGATGACAGCGCTGTGATCAAAATTTTCTCGGGGATTACTCTGCCTGGCGTCACGCCTGAGGAGCCGTCATGTTAA